Proteins encoded within one genomic window of Bacillus sp. F19:
- a CDS encoding sulfite exporter TauE/SafE family protein codes for MRKLIIFAFIGFLAQLIDGSLGMAYGVTSTTMLLTFGIAPAVASASVHLAEVVTTAASGASHIKFGNVDKQAVYKLIIPGSIGAFAGAAFLSNLPGDLAKPFIAIFLLVLGLYVMLRFLFHFEAREQSESLPLTRKKSIPLGLIAGFADATGGGGWGPIATPVLLSQKGSSARKVVGTVDTSEFAIAVSATLGFFIALGWEQVNWYWVFALMIGGIVAAPIAAWLVKKLPAYLLGVLVGGFIVLTNSRTLLTTWAVDASVVPFVYGFILIGWALAVGYAVRRNRVKAEEAIRIEKRRA; via the coding sequence TTGAGGAAATTAATTATTTTTGCTTTTATCGGTTTTTTGGCACAGCTTATTGATGGTTCTTTAGGAATGGCCTATGGTGTTACATCCACAACAATGCTGCTTACGTTTGGGATAGCCCCGGCAGTTGCCTCTGCTTCCGTTCATTTAGCAGAAGTAGTTACAACGGCCGCTTCAGGTGCTTCACATATAAAATTTGGGAATGTTGATAAGCAGGCAGTATACAAACTGATTATCCCAGGTTCTATTGGGGCCTTTGCAGGAGCAGCCTTTTTGAGCAATTTGCCTGGTGATTTGGCAAAACCCTTTATAGCCATCTTTCTTTTGGTATTGGGTCTTTATGTCATGCTGCGGTTCTTATTTCATTTTGAAGCACGTGAGCAAAGTGAATCCCTTCCACTAACACGGAAAAAATCGATACCCCTTGGGTTAATTGCCGGCTTTGCAGATGCAACAGGCGGCGGGGGGTGGGGACCGATTGCAACTCCTGTCCTTTTATCGCAAAAAGGGTCATCTGCACGAAAGGTTGTCGGAACGGTCGACACAAGCGAATTTGCCATCGCTGTTTCTGCTACCCTTGGATTTTTCATAGCACTTGGCTGGGAGCAAGTAAACTGGTACTGGGTTTTTGCTCTTATGATCGGAGGAATCGTAGCAGCTCCGATTGCAGCATGGCTTGTTAAAAAATTGCCGGCTTATCTTCTGGGTGTCCTGGTTGGAGGATTTATTGTTCTGACAAATTCAAGAACTCTTCTAACTACTTGGGCTGTTGATGCTTCTGTAGTGCCATTTGTTTACGGCTTCATATTGATTGGTTGGGCACTTGCGGTTGGATATGCGGTCAGGAGAAACCGGGTAAAGGCGGAGGAAGCAATCAGAATAGAAAAAAGGAGGGCTTAG
- a CDS encoding aromatic acid exporter family protein, whose translation MILGPRVLKTGLSVTLALFICSIFQLEPSVFAGVAAIFTIQPSIYRTWKQVLDQVQANTLGALLALFAIFFFGSNPIVIGVVVISVILISLKLKMEATISLTLVTVLAIMSAAGNEDFLFVWNRFLIILIGIASAFLVNLLILPPKYKENYFAKVQSVFETMSLLMRTAISDELTEKYFQEKQKEFRTELQKLEDLYEIFDEEREKMAKVNPVNVRELVVFKQMLKTIQQAADVLKVIEEHYFQSRSTMVDDQLFDSQIEQLIKWHEYLLFKYEGKIKVNDQFEDDTLIRESRIFLIQLMESDSDKLENQRLTVVASAIYEYAFQLHRLDQLVDRLVKRT comes from the coding sequence TTGATACTAGGACCAAGAGTTTTAAAGACTGGATTATCAGTTACACTTGCTTTATTTATCTGCTCTATCTTTCAGCTTGAGCCGTCAGTATTTGCAGGAGTCGCAGCTATTTTTACGATTCAGCCCTCCATTTACCGCACATGGAAACAAGTACTTGATCAAGTACAGGCGAATACACTTGGAGCCTTGCTTGCTCTGTTTGCCATTTTCTTTTTCGGCAGCAATCCAATTGTGATCGGGGTTGTTGTAATTTCTGTTATTTTAATCAGCTTAAAGCTCAAAATGGAAGCGACCATTTCACTGACTTTAGTAACGGTCTTGGCGATTATGAGTGCTGCCGGCAATGAAGACTTCTTATTCGTCTGGAACCGATTCTTGATTATATTAATAGGCATTGCCTCTGCTTTTCTTGTTAATCTGCTGATTCTTCCGCCAAAGTATAAAGAAAATTACTTCGCAAAAGTTCAATCTGTTTTTGAAACCATGTCCCTGTTAATGAGGACAGCCATCTCAGATGAATTAACGGAGAAATATTTTCAGGAAAAACAAAAGGAATTTAGAACCGAGCTTCAAAAACTGGAGGATTTATACGAAATCTTTGACGAAGAACGGGAAAAGATGGCGAAGGTAAATCCGGTGAATGTCAGGGAACTGGTCGTTTTTAAACAAATGCTGAAAACCATTCAGCAGGCTGCAGACGTCTTAAAAGTCATTGAAGAACATTATTTTCAGAGCCGCAGCACAATGGTTGACGATCAGTTATTTGATTCCCAGATTGAACAATTAATAAAGTGGCATGAATATCTTCTCTTTAAGTATGAGGGGAAAATTAAGGTTAATGATCAGTTTGAAGATGACACCTTGATCCGCGAAAGCAGGATATTCCTTATTCAATTGATGGAGTCTGATTCTGATAAGCTTGAAAATCAGCGTTTGACTGTTGTTGCTTCAGCTATTTATGAATATGCGTTCCAATTGCACCGTCTTGATCAGCTTGTCGACCGGCTGGTAAAAAGAACATAA
- a CDS encoding PAS domain-containing protein — translation METLSEKIKASGGDLAARTIELSPSLREYESILKTFYQIIGDFLHSEQEELEHIFRSYAKLFAGRLISTPSTADGSMKSVSVVRKVLLDFLERQSADVPISAIFKVLKKLDPLLQMMSASILTHYHENLLLAKFELDESNKDLQITLKELADLKKALNEATIFAITDKNDVITYVNDKFCTISKYDKEELIGQSHHILNSSFHPAAFFDEILTTIKHGHVWKGEILNRAKDGSEYWVDTTVVPFLDDHGKIYQHISIQYDITDTKRTEDMLRKAEKLSMVGELAAGIAHEIRNPMTAIKGFVQLLDESYDGMKYADTILAEIERINFIVSEFMVFAKPHATYFSKCSLPEIVNSVIKLLEPEALLKNVVISLSVPSDEVSIFGESNQLKQVFLNMLKNAIESMSAGGNIYVSIEKDSKQIKVSIQDTGIGLSDEEIQKLGIPFYTTKSNGNGLGLMVSYKIVQNHGGQIEVTSAVNKGTCFTLLFPVKSDGV, via the coding sequence ATGGAAACCCTTAGCGAAAAAATCAAAGCTTCTGGCGGAGACCTTGCGGCTAGAACCATTGAGCTCTCTCCAAGTCTAAGAGAATATGAATCGATACTGAAGACTTTTTATCAAATTATCGGGGACTTTTTGCACAGTGAACAAGAAGAGCTTGAGCATATCTTCAGGTCCTACGCTAAATTATTTGCAGGAAGATTGATTAGCACACCCTCCACAGCAGATGGATCCATGAAAAGCGTCTCTGTTGTCCGGAAAGTTCTATTGGATTTTCTTGAAAGACAATCAGCAGACGTTCCCATTTCTGCGATTTTTAAGGTTCTGAAGAAACTTGATCCTCTGCTGCAGATGATGTCCGCTTCTATTTTGACCCACTATCATGAAAATCTTCTATTGGCAAAATTTGAACTGGATGAATCGAATAAAGATCTGCAGATTACTTTAAAGGAGCTTGCTGATCTCAAAAAAGCGCTGAATGAAGCCACTATTTTTGCCATTACAGATAAAAATGATGTGATTACATATGTTAATGATAAATTTTGCACAATCTCAAAATATGATAAGGAAGAGCTTATCGGTCAAAGTCATCATATCTTAAACTCATCCTTTCACCCAGCGGCATTTTTCGATGAAATCCTGACGACGATAAAGCATGGTCATGTATGGAAAGGCGAAATTCTTAACAGAGCAAAAGATGGTTCTGAATATTGGGTTGATACGACAGTCGTTCCCTTTTTAGATGATCATGGAAAAATCTATCAGCATATTTCCATTCAATACGATATTACAGATACGAAAAGAACGGAGGATATGCTTCGCAAAGCTGAAAAATTATCAATGGTAGGAGAGCTCGCTGCCGGCATCGCCCATGAAATCCGTAATCCAATGACCGCAATAAAAGGCTTTGTCCAATTATTGGACGAGTCATATGACGGAATGAAATATGCTGATACCATTTTAGCTGAAATTGAGCGGATCAATTTTATTGTCAGTGAATTTATGGTTTTTGCAAAACCTCATGCGACTTATTTCAGCAAGTGCAGCCTGCCTGAAATCGTTAATAGTGTGATAAAGCTATTAGAGCCTGAAGCGCTTTTGAAGAATGTTGTCATTTCCTTATCGGTTCCGTCTGATGAAGTTTCCATTTTCGGGGAAAGCAATCAATTAAAACAAGTCTTTTTAAATATGCTGAAAAATGCAATTGAATCCATGTCAGCAGGCGGAAACATTTATGTTTCCATTGAAAAAGATTCAAAACAAATCAAGGTTTCCATTCAAGATACAGGAATTGGACTGTCAGATGAAGAAATCCAAAAACTCGGCATACCCTTTTACACAACAAAGTCCAATGGAAATGGCCTCGGACTGATGGTAAGCTATAAAATTGTTCAAAATCATGGAGGGCAAATTGAGGTAACCAGCGCGGTAAATAAAGGAACATGCTTCACGCTTTTATTTCCTGTCAAATCAGATGGAGTTTAA
- a CDS encoding YibE/F family protein, which produces MNVLVLLATILFILMILIGGKKGARSFIALFLNFAVLFLTIIFMADPYLNPIILTVIASTLISCITLFFINEVNRKTATAFFSTIITIVILLFFILFVTENAMIQGFGEEETEELGMFSLYIGVDFAKIGAAVIIMSTIGAITDVAISIASPMREILNHNPLISRKALYRSGISIGKDILGTNTNTLFFAFFGGYLGLLIWFKDLSYSVGDIVNSKVFSAEMITIFCAGIGIALIIPITSWITAYFLVKTRENNETFK; this is translated from the coding sequence ATGAATGTATTAGTGTTGCTAGCAACTATTTTATTTATATTGATGATACTTATTGGTGGAAAAAAAGGAGCTAGGTCTTTTATTGCTCTCTTTTTAAACTTTGCTGTGTTGTTTCTAACAATCATTTTTATGGCAGATCCATATCTTAATCCGATTATCTTAACAGTGATTGCATCTACATTGATTAGTTGTATTACTCTCTTTTTTATTAATGAAGTGAATCGTAAAACAGCAACAGCATTCTTTTCTACTATTATCACAATTGTGATTTTACTCTTTTTTATTCTCTTCGTGACAGAAAATGCAATGATTCAGGGATTTGGCGAGGAAGAAACGGAGGAGCTTGGCATGTTTTCCCTTTATATCGGAGTGGATTTTGCTAAAATTGGAGCTGCCGTGATTATTATGAGTACAATAGGTGCGATTACGGATGTTGCGATTTCCATTGCCTCTCCAATGCGCGAAATATTGAATCATAATCCACTAATTAGTAGGAAAGCTTTATATAGATCTGGAATAAGTATTGGGAAGGATATCTTAGGAACCAATACGAATACGTTATTTTTTGCCTTCTTTGGAGGCTATCTCGGATTGCTCATCTGGTTTAAAGATTTATCTTATTCTGTTGGCGATATCGTAAATTCAAAAGTATTTAGTGCAGAAATGATCACTATATTTTGTGCTGGAATTGGCATAGCCCTGATTATTCCAATTACTTCCTGGATTACTGCCTATTTTTTAGTGAAAACAAGAGAAAATAACGAGACATTTAAATAG
- a CDS encoding YibE/F family protein, which yields MLKVNKFKKMDYKQIIMYTIIGLCFVASVFFVNHNYSFYERPIAEVIDTKLENTSEMVDLHNNEDKLFTQSIIAELKNGENKGQLIHLTNEYSSSRAFDQEYHVGNELFVSINTNTEENTGLTGTIKDVKRDKYVLIIAWIFILTLLIVGKKQGLFSIISLAVNAALLSYALDIYLNTSGISLVLICSISAIFFTFISLLLVNGFNGKTYAAIIATLLGTFISLLITYLVMWLTSGNGLRFEEMQFITRPPLMVFMAGVLVGSLGAVMDVAITMSSSIYGLYEKNNNIPIKALKTSGMEIGKDIMGTMTNILFFAYISGSIPMLILYLKNASPLGFTLSMNLSLELARALAGGIGIVLTIPIGLYTSIFFINRKRAR from the coding sequence ATGTTAAAAGTAAACAAATTTAAAAAAATGGATTATAAACAAATTATTATGTACACCATAATAGGACTTTGTTTTGTCGCCTCTGTTTTTTTTGTTAATCACAATTATTCATTCTATGAACGTCCAATAGCCGAAGTTATTGATACCAAACTAGAAAATACCTCTGAAATGGTTGATTTACACAATAATGAAGATAAGCTATTCACACAGAGTATAATAGCAGAGTTAAAAAATGGAGAAAATAAAGGGCAGCTTATCCATTTAACGAATGAGTATTCATCCTCTAGAGCGTTTGATCAAGAATACCATGTTGGAAATGAATTGTTTGTTTCGATTAATACGAACACAGAAGAAAATACAGGTTTAACTGGAACCATAAAAGATGTAAAACGTGATAAATACGTTTTGATTATAGCTTGGATTTTTATCTTGACATTACTTATCGTTGGAAAAAAGCAAGGACTGTTTTCAATTATAAGTTTGGCAGTCAATGCTGCATTATTATCGTATGCATTAGATATTTATCTGAATACATCAGGCATCAGTTTGGTATTGATTTGCAGTATAAGTGCTATTTTCTTTACTTTTATTTCTTTATTACTCGTTAACGGTTTTAATGGAAAAACATATGCAGCTATTATTGCGACTCTGCTAGGAACGTTTATATCGCTGTTAATTACCTATCTTGTTATGTGGTTAACTTCAGGAAATGGCCTTCGATTTGAAGAAATGCAATTTATAACTCGTCCTCCACTAATGGTGTTTATGGCGGGGGTATTAGTAGGATCTTTAGGAGCTGTAATGGATGTAGCCATTACAATGTCTTCGTCTATATATGGGTTGTATGAAAAGAATAACAACATACCAATAAAAGCACTTAAAACTTCAGGAATGGAAATTGGGAAAGATATTATGGGAACCATGACAAATATTTTGTTTTTTGCATATATAAGTGGTTCGATTCCAATGCTTATTTTGTATTTGAAGAATGCTTCTCCATTGGGATTTACCCTTTCCATGAACCTTTCATTGGAATTGGCTAGAGCTCTAGCTGGTGGTATTGGAATCGTGTTAACTATTCCAATCGGTCTATATACCTCTATTTTTTTCATTAATCGAAAGAGGGCAAGATAA
- a CDS encoding cadmium resistance transporter translates to MLFPKVWIGLLGLVPMYFGIKMLVEQWRNTGSASDEAKEQDIQLNEDEKNNTKRLSFLYGFLSPYSVKVASITVANGGDNIGIYVPFFATSSSTQILIIIIVFAVLVAVWCYAGYKIAQNPLVSNVLERYGHIFIPFVFISLGVHIITSSTLSYFYEKLFL, encoded by the coding sequence TTGCTTTTCCCAAAGGTTTGGATTGGATTACTCGGTCTAGTACCTATGTATTTCGGAATTAAGATGCTTGTCGAACAATGGAGAAATACAGGTTCTGCTTCAGATGAAGCTAAGGAACAGGATATACAGCTAAATGAAGATGAGAAAAACAATACAAAGAGATTATCATTTCTTTATGGTTTCCTTAGTCCATATAGTGTGAAAGTCGCAAGTATTACTGTCGCAAATGGAGGAGATAACATTGGAATTTATGTCCCTTTTTTTGCGACGAGTAGTTCCACTCAAATTTTAATTATTATCATTGTTTTTGCGGTTCTCGTTGCAGTTTGGTGTTACGCTGGATACAAAATAGCTCAAAATCCTTTGGTCAGTAATGTATTAGAAAGATACGGTCATATTTTTATTCCATTTGTTTTCATTAGTTTAGGGGTACACATCATTACTTCTAGTACATTAAGTTATTTCTATGAAAAGTTATTTCTTTAA
- a CDS encoding IS3 family transposase (programmed frameshift): MGKIVHYPEEIKWEAVQLRQKGLTYKIIQEKLNIKNKRQIQNWMKWYENGETYRFSQGVRKQYSYGKGMEELSEVEQLKKRNKQLSIQVEILKKYQEIGKELVPKVILELVKILKEKYPIQLICECMGVARSSYYRWLKKGIKLITKLENKIKEICIKHKYLIGHRTVKAWLLREYNIKVNRKTVQRIMQKHNWQCRVKPKRKGKILGESRIVVSNNLDQNFKASKPNEKWVTDITYLPFGQSMMYLSSIMDLYNNEIIAYRIGLSLDVTLVLDTLKDALDNQSEVKGVILHSDQGSQYTSYAFQNLAKENGIITSMSRKGNCFDNAVIESFHSTIKSEEFYSQPREDLTNPIVVEKVRKFIYYYNTIRLQAKLNYLSPIEFREQAA; encoded by the exons ATGGGGAAAATAGTTCATTACCCTGAAGAAATAAAGTGGGAAGCAGTTCAATTAAGACAAAAAGGATTAACTTATAAAATCATTCAAGAAAAGTTAAATATAAAAAATAAAAGACAAATTCAAAACTGGATGAAATGGTATGAAAATGGAGAAACTTATCGGTTTTCTCAAGGGGTGAGAAAACAATATTCCTATGGTAAAGGAATGGAAGAATTAAGTGAAGTGGAGCAGTTAAAAAAGAGAAATAAACAATTAAGTATCCAAGTAGAAATTCTAAAAAAGTACCAAGAAATCG GAAAGGAGTTGGTACCAAAAGTTATTCTAGAACTCGTAAAAATTTTGAAGGAGAAATATCCCATTCAATTAATATGTGAATGTATGGGAGTTGCTAGGTCTAGCTACTATCGTTGGTTAAAGAAAGGTATTAAGTTAATAACGAAGTTGGAAAACAAGATAAAAGAAATTTGTATCAAACATAAGTATCTCATTGGTCACCGAACGGTGAAAGCTTGGCTTTTAAGAGAATATAACATTAAGGTTAACAGAAAAACGGTTCAACGAATTATGCAAAAGCACAATTGGCAATGTAGAGTGAAACCGAAAAGGAAAGGAAAGATTTTAGGGGAAAGCAGAATCGTTGTGTCTAATAACTTGGATCAAAACTTTAAGGCATCAAAACCTAATGAAAAGTGGGTTACGGATATTACTTATCTTCCATTTGGTCAATCCATGATGTACTTATCTAGTATCATGGACCTTTATAATAATGAAATCATTGCCTATCGAATAGGTCTAAGCCTAGACGTAACCCTTGTGTTAGACACATTGAAGGATGCATTAGATAATCAATCTGAAGTGAAGGGAGTTATTCTTCATAGTGATCAAGGATCGCAATATACCTCCTATGCTTTTCAGAATTTAGCAAAAGAAAACGGCATTATCACAAGCATGTCTCGGAAAGGCAACTGCTTCGATAACGCCGTTATTGAATCCTTCCACTCTACGATAAAGTCGGAAGAATTCTACTCTCAGCCACGAGAGGATCTTACAAACCCTATTGTAGTGGAAAAAGTAAGAAAATTCATCTATTATTACAATACAATACGACTTCAGGCAAAATTAAACTACCTGTCCCCGATAGAATTTCGGGAACAGGCAGCATAG
- a CDS encoding superoxide dismutase family protein yields MSKNWTKLMLTMSMAMLLNGCASGDNSNGKETTNTENIAESSESLEEQMEPQAKAELKDVENKTVGTVSFLEQDGKIQIIASIEGLEQGHHGFHIHEKGVCEPDAEEGPFTTAGGHFNPDEKMHSGHAGDMPSLYVNEDGSAAYSATFDRLTINQLKEEELAVIVHSNPDNFGNIPDRYQTDGKPGPDETTMKTGDAGDRQACGVIMSTETETK; encoded by the coding sequence ATGAGCAAAAATTGGACGAAGCTAATGTTAACAATGTCTATGGCTATGTTGCTAAATGGATGTGCCAGCGGAGATAATTCAAATGGTAAAGAAACGACAAATACGGAAAATATAGCTGAGTCGAGCGAGAGCCTAGAAGAACAGATGGAACCTCAAGCTAAAGCAGAACTTAAAGATGTAGAGAATAAAACTGTTGGCACTGTAAGCTTTCTTGAACAAGACGGTAAAATTCAGATAATTGCTAGTATAGAAGGTCTAGAGCAGGGTCACCATGGTTTTCATATCCATGAAAAAGGTGTTTGTGAACCTGATGCCGAGGAAGGTCCTTTCACGACAGCAGGCGGACACTTTAATCCGGATGAGAAAATGCACTCCGGACATGCCGGAGACATGCCTTCCCTATATGTCAACGAGGATGGAAGTGCTGCATATTCTGCAACATTCGATCGTCTAACCATTAACCAATTGAAAGAGGAAGAACTGGCTGTAATCGTCCATTCAAATCCTGATAACTTCGGCAATATACCTGATCGTTATCAAACAGACGGAAAACCTGGTCCTGATGAAACAACGATGAAAACTGGGGATGCAGGTGACAGACAAGCATGCGGAGTAATTATGAGTACAGAGACTGAAACGAAATAA
- a CDS encoding Lrp/AsnC family transcriptional regulator, with protein sequence MIDHIDMEIIRCLQSNSRMQWKQIGQLVHLSGVAVSNRIQRLEEIGVIEGYTVRLNGKLLGNIYCIFIIVKMKDYRHKKFQEFIQERDEIKEAHRVSGEPCFILKAQVPDQNQLSKLQDEILVYGHYKINISIGQYK encoded by the coding sequence ATGATTGATCACATCGATATGGAGATCATTCGCTGTTTACAAAGCAACTCAAGAATGCAATGGAAACAGATCGGGCAGCTTGTCCATCTGTCTGGTGTGGCCGTATCAAATCGAATTCAGCGTTTGGAGGAGATCGGGGTCATAGAGGGGTATACGGTCCGGCTGAACGGAAAATTGCTGGGGAACATTTACTGCATTTTTATTATCGTTAAGATGAAGGATTACAGGCATAAGAAGTTCCAGGAATTTATTCAGGAGCGAGATGAAATTAAAGAAGCTCACCGTGTCAGCGGGGAGCCGTGTTTTATTTTAAAAGCCCAGGTACCTGACCAAAATCAGCTGTCCAAGCTGCAGGATGAGATTCTGGTCTACGGCCATTATAAAATCAATATTTCTATCGGGCAGTATAAATGA
- a CDS encoding GNAT family N-acetyltransferase: protein MRRLLSYATSEHKVDQEYEKYIQSLKRRLYGFELKGEIVGCIGIELNNSNGCEIKHIVVSPVRRVKGIGSKMIKFGCEKHSLIDKGAVDFYRSMNVLR from the coding sequence ATAAGAAGACTTCTTTCTTATGCGACTTCAGAACATAAAGTTGACCAAGAATATGAAAAATACATACAATCATTAAAGCGAAGATTATATGGATTTGAGCTTAAAGGGGAAATAGTTGGTTGTATAGGTATTGAACTTAATAATTCAAATGGTTGTGAGATAAAACATATTGTAGTCTCCCCAGTGCGAAGAGTAAAAGGGATAGGTAGCAAAATGATTAAGTTCGGCTGTGAAAAACATTCATTGATCGATAAAGGTGCAGTAGATTTTTATCGATCAATGAATGTTTTAAGATAA
- a CDS encoding PepSY domain-containing protein codes for MSKSVKLYQLSRKVHKWAGLILSVVFMFIAVTGLLLVYMIPLGVADELRTGKEASPSQSIPMDKVVSIATSQGLPSVASVEDIFRIEYRPSANVYQVRFNNSQGVQIDASTGKVLSTNPDYSTFLITLHDGSFFGNWYRYSILTMTGLSLILLSFSGYYMFGFPFYKRLMAKKKARDLEV; via the coding sequence ATGTCCAAATCTGTAAAGTTGTATCAATTAAGCCGAAAAGTACATAAATGGGCAGGATTAATTTTATCTGTTGTTTTTATGTTTATAGCAGTCACAGGCCTCTTGCTTGTTTATATGATACCACTCGGAGTGGCTGATGAGTTAAGGACGGGGAAAGAGGCGAGTCCAAGTCAATCGATACCTATGGATAAGGTCGTGTCCATTGCCACGTCTCAGGGACTTCCGAGTGTAGCATCGGTTGAAGATATATTTAGAATTGAATATAGACCAAGTGCAAATGTTTACCAGGTTCGCTTTAATAACAGTCAAGGTGTTCAAATCGATGCAAGTACGGGAAAAGTTTTATCTACAAATCCAGATTACTCAACTTTTCTCATTACTTTGCATGATGGATCCTTCTTTGGTAATTGGTATAGATACAGTATCCTTACTATGACAGGTTTATCCTTAATACTGCTGTCATTTTCAGGGTATTATATGTTTGGCTTTCCTTTTTATAAGCGTCTAATGGCGAAAAAAAAAGCAAGAGATTTGGAGGTTTAG
- a CDS encoding PepSY domain-containing protein — MSNAVKLYQLSRKVHKWAGLILSVVFMFLAVTGLLIVFSTQLGLGSGVNTVEGNAKPSQTIPIDKVLSITSQEFSSVKSFKDISRIELTASPHVYRVLANDQEVVMDASTGKILSKKPDYTTLLITMHDGSFFGNWYKFSAVAMAGLSLILLSFSGYYMVGFPLYKRLMVRKKAKNLEI, encoded by the coding sequence GTGTCAAATGCTGTAAAGTTATATCAATTAAGTCGAAAAGTACATAAATGGGCAGGATTAATTTTATCTGTTGTTTTTATGTTTTTAGCTGTAACAGGACTTTTAATTGTTTTTTCAACACAACTTGGATTGGGTTCGGGTGTTAATACTGTGGAGGGGAATGCCAAGCCAAGCCAAACGATACCTATTGATAAGGTTCTATCCATTACTTCTCAGGAGTTTTCTAGTGTAAAGTCGTTCAAAGATATCTCAAGAATTGAATTGACTGCAAGTCCACATGTTTACAGGGTTCTAGCAAACGATCAAGAAGTTGTAATGGATGCGAGCACGGGGAAAATTTTATCTAAAAAACCAGATTACACAACCTTACTCATTACTATGCATGATGGAAGCTTCTTTGGTAATTGGTATAAATTCAGTGCTGTAGCGATGGCAGGTTTATCCTTAATCTTACTTTCATTCTCTGGATATTACATGGTTGGCTTTCCTCTTTATAAACGTCTAATGGTAAGAAAAAAAGCGAAAAATTTAGAAATTTAG
- a CDS encoding MBL fold metallo-hydrolase has product MVLSDGAFPVTKDFFFANTPEDIIHHIPTDFHVPLNFMFIDTGDKNILIDAGFGKDHLPTAGKLLGQLETQGIYPEDIDIVIITHGHMDHVGGLSYDGSPTFPNAEYIIRKDEWDLWESNPQSKEFKKLEPLRNQKTVIASDIEIVPGVHLLIAPGHTTGHLSLTLYSEGNYLLVASDILNDPLSLHHLPSHIRAEMSPDLGLKTRKRFLQDAIEKEALLFVCHYPFPGVGRVKREGSTWVWVPVMENTK; this is encoded by the coding sequence ATGGTACTATCAGATGGAGCCTTCCCAGTTACCAAGGACTTCTTTTTCGCGAATACGCCGGAGGACATCATTCATCACATTCCGACTGATTTTCATGTTCCACTAAATTTCATGTTTATAGATACGGGTGACAAAAACATTTTAATTGATGCAGGATTTGGAAAGGATCATCTACCAACAGCAGGGAAGTTACTTGGCCAGTTAGAAACACAAGGGATCTATCCAGAGGATATCGACATTGTTATTATTACTCATGGGCATATGGACCATGTTGGAGGCCTCTCGTATGACGGATCACCGACTTTTCCAAATGCAGAATATATCATACGAAAAGATGAGTGGGACCTATGGGAAAGCAATCCTCAATCAAAGGAATTCAAAAAATTAGAGCCTTTAAGGAACCAGAAGACCGTAATTGCATCAGATATCGAGATAGTTCCTGGTGTTCATCTTCTTATTGCACCTGGACATACAACAGGTCATCTTTCCCTCACTCTCTATTCGGAAGGGAACTATTTATTGGTGGCTTCGGATATTTTAAACGATCCGTTATCGTTGCACCATCTTCCTTCTCATATTCGTGCGGAAATGTCACCTGATCTAGGGTTAAAAACACGAAAACGTTTTTTGCAGGATGCAATAGAGAAGGAAGCTTTATTGTTTGTGTGCCACTATCCTTTTCCAGGAGTGGGGCGTGTTAAAAGGGAAGGTTCAACATGGGTATGGGTGCCAGTAATGGAGAATACAAAATAA